A single Nostoc sp. PCC 7107 DNA region contains:
- a CDS encoding pitrilysin family protein — MAVFFRGYRYRWSLLLLSLWIITVFCLVDQPANSKYTAILKSENIKTKLIASHINNSTITANVRKTVLENGLTILTKEVHTAPVVSVQMWYKVGSRHETPGVNGIAHQLEHMMFKGTKDRPVQFGKLFSALGSDSNAFTSYDQTAYYSTIERDKLKALLILEADRMQNALIEPEQLASEKRVVISELQGYENSPEYRLNRAVMQALFPNHAYGLPVGGNKADVEKFQVEQVREYYQKFYTPDNAVLVIVGDFQTTKTLETVKEIFGKLPKTQHSSLSTQHSALSTPHSALSTQHSALSTQHSSLSTPILLREQGATAMLQVVYPLPDLNHPDIPALEVMDYILTEGRNSRLYQALVESGLASEVTASVSTLQDAGWYELLVTADDHQDLQKIQTVLNRAIANLAQKGVKPEEITRAKMQLEAGVILSNRDITSQAMQLGNDEITAGDYRYTERYLAAVSQVTGADIINVVNKYLKPETRVVGLFQPTAPDPNETGKKLHLNQTTENLAAATSATASELDKYLPAIEETTEVVKQASHSANHKTSNPALPEQFTLANGLRVLLLPDKSTPTVTLNGHIKAGTEFDLENQAGLASLVADNLMSGTKSKNALTLAKALEDRGASLDFTAYREGVRIEGDALAADLPILIQTLADAVKNSTFPKKEWELNRQQALTDLKQELDDPGEVAKRIFVQSIYPKQHPLHTFPTQKSLQRIKREDVIAFKAKHYRPDTTVLVIVGDFAPMEVRSLIQEALGDWQVSGQAPTIQYPPVNILNRGLSINPVIVGKAQSITFMGNTGINRQDPRYYAALVLNQILGGDTLSSYLGAEVRDRQGLTYGIYSYLQAQKNVGTFWIEMQTSPEDSHKAIASTRKLLQEIHQQGVTANDIETAKNTLISTYKVSLADPEELAHTMLMNQVRGMDITELHFFADKIKQVTLAQVNQAARELLHPDKIVVVTAGPTVVADKNHRE; from the coding sequence ATGGCTGTGTTTTTTAGAGGGTATAGATATCGTTGGTCATTATTACTGTTAAGTCTCTGGATAATTACAGTATTTTGTCTAGTTGATCAACCAGCTAACAGCAAGTATACAGCTATATTAAAATCCGAAAATATTAAAACAAAATTGATTGCAAGTCATATAAATAACTCAACTATCACAGCAAACGTGCGTAAAACAGTATTAGAAAATGGTCTGACTATTCTCACTAAAGAAGTACATACTGCACCAGTTGTGAGTGTGCAAATGTGGTACAAAGTTGGTTCACGCCACGAAACACCAGGCGTAAATGGTATTGCACATCAACTAGAACACATGATGTTCAAAGGTACAAAAGACCGTCCAGTTCAATTTGGTAAGTTATTTAGTGCTTTAGGTAGTGACTCAAACGCTTTTACTAGTTACGACCAAACAGCTTATTACAGCACAATAGAACGAGATAAACTTAAAGCATTGCTAATTCTAGAAGCAGATAGAATGCAAAATGCTCTCATTGAGCCTGAGCAACTAGCAAGTGAAAAACGGGTAGTAATATCAGAATTACAAGGCTACGAAAATAGTCCGGAATATCGCCTCAACCGTGCTGTTATGCAAGCACTATTTCCCAACCATGCTTACGGATTACCTGTTGGTGGTAACAAAGCAGATGTAGAAAAGTTCCAAGTTGAGCAAGTTCGGGAATATTATCAGAAATTTTATACTCCTGATAATGCTGTATTAGTGATTGTCGGAGATTTCCAAACTACAAAAACTCTAGAAACAGTCAAAGAAATATTTGGTAAATTACCAAAAACTCAGCACTCCTCACTCAGCACTCAGCACTCAGCACTCAGCACTCCTCACTCAGCACTCAGCACTCAGCACTCAGCACTCAGCACTCAGCACTCCTCACTCAGCACTCCCATCTTACTGAGAGAACAGGGAGCTACAGCAATGCTGCAAGTAGTTTATCCATTACCTGATTTAAATCACCCAGATATCCCTGCTTTAGAAGTGATGGATTACATTTTGACAGAGGGAAGGAATTCGCGGCTATATCAGGCTTTAGTGGAATCTGGTTTAGCTAGTGAAGTCACAGCATCTGTCTCCACCTTGCAAGATGCTGGCTGGTATGAGTTGCTAGTTACAGCAGATGATCATCAAGATTTGCAAAAGATTCAAACAGTATTAAATCGAGCGATCGCTAATTTAGCGCAAAAAGGAGTCAAGCCAGAGGAAATCACTAGGGCTAAAATGCAGCTAGAAGCTGGAGTGATTTTGAGTAATCGTGATATCACCAGCCAAGCAATGCAATTAGGTAACGATGAAATAACTGCTGGTGACTATCGTTATACTGAACGTTATTTAGCCGCTGTTAGTCAGGTGACAGGCGCAGATATTATTAATGTAGTCAACAAATACCTCAAACCAGAAACCCGTGTAGTTGGATTGTTCCAGCCAACTGCTCCAGATCCAAACGAAACTGGTAAAAAATTACACTTAAACCAAACTACAGAAAATTTAGCTGCTGCTACCTCTGCAACTGCATCCGAGTTAGATAAGTACCTACCGGCAATCGAGGAAACCACAGAGGTTGTTAAGCAAGCCTCCCACAGTGCAAATCATAAAACTTCTAACCCAGCGCTACCAGAGCAATTCACTTTAGCTAACGGTCTAAGAGTCTTACTATTACCAGATAAAAGTACTCCTACTGTGACTTTAAACGGCCATATCAAAGCCGGAACAGAATTTGATTTAGAAAATCAAGCTGGACTAGCATCTCTGGTGGCTGATAACTTAATGAGTGGGACAAAAAGCAAAAATGCCTTAACGTTGGCTAAAGCCTTAGAAGATAGAGGCGCATCGCTTGATTTCACGGCTTATCGTGAGGGTGTCAGAATTGAAGGTGATGCTTTAGCCGCAGACTTACCCATCTTGATTCAAACTTTAGCAGATGCTGTGAAAAACAGTACATTTCCCAAAAAAGAATGGGAATTGAATCGCCAGCAAGCTTTAACTGACTTAAAACAAGAACTGGATGATCCCGGAGAAGTAGCCAAAAGAATTTTTGTCCAATCAATTTACCCGAAACAACATCCCTTACATACTTTTCCCACTCAAAAGAGTCTGCAAAGAATTAAGCGTGAGGATGTGATTGCTTTTAAAGCCAAACATTATCGTCCAGATACAACAGTGCTAGTAATTGTAGGAGATTTTGCACCTATGGAAGTGCGATCGCTCATCCAAGAAGCATTAGGCGACTGGCAAGTTAGTGGTCAAGCACCAACAATACAATATCCACCAGTGAATATACTTAATAGGGGATTAAGCATAAACCCTGTGATTGTTGGTAAAGCTCAGTCTATTACTTTTATGGGTAACACAGGTATTAACCGTCAAGACCCAAGATATTACGCGGCTTTAGTATTGAATCAAATCTTGGGAGGCGATACCTTATCTAGTTACCTAGGTGCAGAAGTGCGCGATCGCCAAGGTTTAACCTATGGTATTTATAGCTACTTGCAAGCGCAAAAAAATGTCGGGACATTTTGGATAGAAATGCAAACTAGTCCTGAAGATAGTCACAAAGCGATCGCTAGTACCCGCAAACTCTTACAAGAAATTCATCAACAAGGCGTAACAGCAAATGATATTGAAACAGCCAAGAACACCTTAATTAGCACCTACAAAGTTTCCCTCGCTGACCCAGAAGAATTAGCACATACAATGCTGATGAATCAGGTACGAGGTATGGACATCACAGAACTACATTTCTTCGCTGATAAAATCAAACAAGTTACCCTTGCCCAAGTCAATCAAGCCGCCCGTGAGTTACTCCACCCAGATAAAATTGTGGTGGTGACAGCAGGGCCGACTGTTGTCGCAGATAAAAATCATCGTGAGTAA
- the map gene encoding type I methionyl aminopeptidase: MNIFSNLLSQPVKIAPAKKQRRGIEIKSPREIDIMRQSAKIVATVLKEISILVKPGMTTADLDAYAEKRIREMDATPSFKGYHGFTGSICSSINNEVVHGIPSPKKVIRAGDVLKVDTGAYYQGFHGDSCITIAVGEVTLEAANLIRIAEEALYKGIEQVKAGAYLLDLAGAIEDYVKANGYSVVEEFTGHGVGRNLHEEPSVFNFRTRDMPNVKLRAGMTLAIEPILNAGSKHTRTLADRWTAVTVDNSLSAQFEHTVLVTETGYEILTDRTKV; encoded by the coding sequence ATGAACATTTTTAGCAACTTGCTTTCTCAACCAGTTAAAATCGCACCCGCCAAAAAACAACGCCGAGGAATAGAAATTAAATCTCCGCGTGAAATTGATATTATGCGGCAATCAGCGAAAATAGTTGCAACGGTATTAAAAGAAATTTCTATACTGGTAAAACCAGGAATGACAACAGCCGACTTGGATGCTTATGCAGAAAAACGCATCCGGGAAATGGATGCAACACCCAGTTTTAAAGGATATCACGGGTTTACTGGTTCTATTTGTTCCAGTATCAACAATGAAGTGGTACATGGTATCCCCAGCCCCAAAAAAGTCATCCGTGCGGGAGATGTATTAAAAGTAGACACAGGCGCTTATTATCAAGGTTTCCACGGCGACTCTTGTATCACAATTGCTGTTGGTGAAGTCACCCTAGAAGCAGCTAACTTAATTCGCATAGCTGAAGAAGCTTTATATAAAGGTATAGAACAAGTTAAAGCTGGTGCATATCTCCTTGACTTGGCTGGAGCGATTGAAGACTATGTAAAAGCCAATGGTTATAGTGTAGTGGAAGAATTCACTGGACATGGTGTTGGTCGAAACTTGCACGAAGAACCATCAGTATTTAACTTTCGCACACGAGATATGCCAAATGTGAAATTGCGTGCGGGAATGACTTTAGCAATTGAACCAATTTTAAACGCAGGTTCTAAACACACGCGTACATTAGCTGACCGTTGGACAGCTGTAACAGTAGATAATTCCCTATCGGCTCAGTTTGAGCATACAGTTTTGGTGACAGAAACTGGTTATGAAATTTTGACCGATCGCACTAAAGTTTAG
- a CDS encoding TIGR02652 family protein gives MINPGLQYPIFGHEIQCPHCRQTIPALTLTDTYLCPRHGAFEANPTTEELIHLQSGRHWRRWNGEWYRQHTHPDGIRFEIHEALDKLYTQGYRATRVIIARRYQELMSGYLERSTPWRSGQPETTSARLYGLPVEFSPDSAEEPCWEVINFDLEKEPGVPVRYPYFRLFE, from the coding sequence ATGATTAATCCAGGTTTGCAGTACCCAATATTTGGTCACGAAATTCAGTGTCCCCATTGTCGGCAAACTATTCCGGCTTTGACACTCACAGATACCTATCTTTGTCCTCGTCATGGCGCGTTTGAAGCCAACCCTACGACTGAGGAGTTAATTCATCTACAGTCAGGTCGTCATTGGCGCAGATGGAATGGGGAATGGTATAGACAACACACTCATCCTGATGGGATACGGTTTGAAATTCACGAAGCTTTAGACAAACTGTATACCCAAGGCTACCGAGCAACAAGGGTAATTATCGCCAGACGTTATCAGGAGTTGATGAGTGGCTACTTAGAACGCAGCACTCCTTGGCGTTCTGGACAGCCAGAGACGACATCGGCGCGGCTATATGGCTTACCAGTAGAATTTAGTCCCGATTCCGCAGAAGAACCGTGCTGGGAAGTGATTAATTTCGATTTGGAAAAAGAGCCGGGGGTTCCTGTCCGCTACCCTTATTTTAGGTTGTTTGAATAA
- a CDS encoding plastocyanin/azurin family copper-binding protein has product MKKFLVTIFRLQTLDFILKFSLILSLSFINFIPSAIAENVSSDLLKQPATEITVSLSNSANELKFVPNHLEFIAGKRYLLQLKNPSQLKHYFTAKDFADGIWTQKVEAGKVEIKGAIHELELKPGAEAEWVFVPLKTGTYSLRCTIPGHTEAGMTGEIIVGNL; this is encoded by the coding sequence ATGAAAAAATTTTTAGTAACAATATTCAGACTTCAGACTTTAGACTTCATACTTAAATTCTCTTTGATACTCAGCCTAAGTTTTATCAATTTCATTCCTTCAGCTATTGCAGAAAATGTATCTAGTGATTTGCTAAAGCAACCAGCTACAGAAATTACAGTCAGCTTAAGTAATTCTGCTAACGAACTCAAATTTGTACCAAATCACTTAGAGTTCATCGCAGGTAAACGTTACTTACTACAACTCAAAAATCCTAGTCAATTAAAGCACTACTTTACAGCTAAAGATTTCGCCGATGGCATTTGGACACAAAAGGTAGAAGCTGGCAAAGTCGAAATTAAAGGAGCTATTCACGAACTAGAATTAAAGCCAGGTGCTGAAGCTGAATGGGTTTTTGTCCCTTTAAAAACTGGAACATATAGTTTACGCTGTACCATACCAGGGCATACTGAAGCAGGGATGACAGGAGAAATTATTGTCGGTAATTTGTAA
- a CDS encoding gamma carbonic anhydrase family protein codes for MSTASYWPSPDFSPAAFVADNAVVIGAVKIHTGASIWYGAVIRADVERIEIGECTNIQDGAILHGDPGLPTILEDHVTVGHRAVIHSAYIERGSLIGIGAVVLDGVRVGSGSIIGAGAVVTKDVPPLSLVVGVPGKVLRQLSETEAAELIEHAERYKKLALVHAGKGSDLGFYAP; via the coding sequence GTGTCTACTGCTTCTTACTGGCCATCTCCTGATTTTTCTCCAGCAGCCTTCGTCGCAGACAATGCTGTTGTCATCGGTGCTGTGAAAATCCATACAGGAGCTAGTATTTGGTATGGAGCAGTTATTAGGGCAGATGTCGAACGGATTGAGATTGGTGAATGCACTAATATCCAAGATGGAGCCATTCTACATGGTGATCCTGGGTTGCCCACCATTTTAGAAGATCATGTGACTGTAGGACATCGTGCTGTGATACATTCTGCTTATATTGAGCGCGGCAGTTTGATTGGCATTGGGGCAGTAGTTTTAGATGGTGTCAGAGTGGGCAGTGGTAGTATTATCGGTGCAGGCGCAGTCGTGACCAAAGATGTACCGCCTTTATCTTTAGTTGTTGGTGTTCCTGGTAAAGTTTTACGTCAACTGAGCGAAACCGAAGCCGCAGAACTAATCGAACACGCTGAACGTTACAAAAAGTTAGCCTTAGTTCATGCTGGCAAGGGTAGTGACTTGGGTTTTTATGCTCCATGA
- the uvsE gene encoding UV DNA damage repair endonuclease UvsE — protein sequence MTTIQCQNLANQHQQPQTTLPNLGLVCITVSQQVRFKTITRTRYLKFSLAERERTLRQLYQHNLQRLHDALSFCEQNQIRLYRMTSNLFPMNDLEDQIGENILEEMSDDLSKIGQRALALGIRMVLHPDQFVVLSSDSPEVVQTSINILARHARDLDLLGLPRSPWSLMNIHGGKSQRAEKLVKVISQLSEAIKSRLTLENDEYAYSASEILAVCQQAEIPLVFDAHHHICHENLDSYDDPSVATMFEAARSTWKNPDWQLVHISNGETAFKDRKHSDLITDMPSIYHQAPWIEVEAKRKEEAIAYLRSCWLMGQ from the coding sequence ATGACAACTATCCAGTGCCAAAATTTAGCGAATCAACACCAACAACCACAAACTACTCTGCCAAACTTAGGCTTAGTTTGTATCACGGTTTCTCAACAAGTCCGCTTTAAAACAATCACACGCACACGTTACTTAAAATTCTCCCTGGCGGAACGGGAAAGGACATTACGACAACTTTATCAACATAACTTGCAGCGGTTGCATGATGCTCTTTCTTTTTGTGAGCAAAATCAAATTCGCCTCTATCGTATGACTTCTAATTTATTCCCTATGAATGATTTAGAAGACCAGATTGGCGAAAATATTTTAGAAGAAATGAGCGATGATTTGAGCAAAATCGGTCAACGAGCCTTAGCCTTGGGTATCAGAATGGTACTGCATCCGGATCAATTTGTGGTGCTGAGTTCCGATTCACCAGAAGTTGTCCAAACCAGTATTAATATATTAGCTAGACACGCGCGTGACTTAGATTTACTTGGTTTACCTCGTTCACCTTGGTCATTAATGAACATTCATGGCGGTAAATCGCAACGCGCCGAAAAGTTGGTAAAAGTTATTTCACAATTATCAGAAGCGATTAAAAGTCGCTTAACTTTAGAAAACGACGAATACGCCTATAGTGCTAGTGAAATTTTAGCAGTCTGCCAACAAGCCGAAATTCCGCTGGTATTTGACGCCCATCACCATATTTGTCACGAAAATCTAGATAGCTATGATGATCCGAGTGTAGCTACTATGTTTGAAGCGGCGCGATCGACTTGGAAAAATCCAGATTGGCAATTAGTTCATATTTCCAACGGTGAAACAGCCTTTAAAGATAGAAAACACAGTGATTTAATTACTGACATGCCCAGTATCTATCATCAAGCACCGTGGATAGAAGTGGAAGCCAAACGCAAAGAAGAAGCGATCGCCTATTTGCGTAGTTGCTGGCTTATGGGACAATAA
- a CDS encoding sugar ABC transporter substrate-binding protein encodes MIRLQKFKQLTAWAIIGLLTSWIVSCSTGNVGTSPKQGTTEVANIEFWTMQLQPQFTDYFKTLISNFESQNPGVKINWVDVPWSAMENKILTAVSAKTPPDVVNLNPDFASQLAGRNAWLDLDTTIPQDVRSAYLPNIWKASTLNGKSFGIPWYLTTRLTIYNTDLLKQADISKPPGTYTELAEVAQQIKNKTGKYAFFITFVPQDSGEVMESLVQMGVTLVDAEGKAAFNSPQGKAAFQYWVDLYKKGLLPKEVLTQGHRHAIDLYQSGETAFLASGPEFLKTIANNAPKIAQASAIAPQITGDTGKKNVAVMNVIIPRATKHPDAATKFALFVTNDTNQLAFAKAANVLPSTTKALSDSYFKDMPANASTVEKARVISATQLQQAEVLTPKLKDFKKLQKAVYDNLQAAMLGQKTVDKAVEDAAQQWNNR; translated from the coding sequence ATGATTCGATTGCAAAAATTCAAACAACTAACAGCTTGGGCAATAATTGGTTTATTGACCAGTTGGATTGTCAGTTGCAGCACAGGTAACGTCGGCACAAGTCCAAAACAAGGTACAACGGAAGTAGCCAATATTGAGTTTTGGACAATGCAACTCCAACCTCAATTTACTGACTACTTTAAAACTTTGATTTCTAATTTTGAGTCACAAAATCCCGGTGTAAAAATTAACTGGGTTGATGTGCCTTGGTCTGCTATGGAGAACAAAATTTTAACAGCTGTCTCCGCAAAAACGCCACCTGATGTTGTTAACCTCAATCCAGATTTTGCGTCCCAACTAGCAGGACGAAATGCGTGGTTAGACTTAGATACCACAATTCCCCAAGATGTGCGTTCTGCATATTTACCTAATATTTGGAAAGCCAGTACACTTAATGGCAAAAGTTTTGGAATTCCCTGGTATCTCACAACACGGTTAACTATTTATAACACTGATTTATTGAAACAGGCAGATATCAGTAAACCACCGGGTACATACACAGAATTAGCAGAGGTAGCACAACAAATTAAAAATAAAACTGGTAAATATGCCTTTTTTATCACTTTTGTACCGCAAGACTCCGGGGAAGTGATGGAGTCTTTGGTACAAATGGGAGTGACTTTAGTCGATGCTGAAGGTAAAGCAGCTTTTAATTCACCACAAGGTAAAGCTGCATTTCAGTATTGGGTTGACTTGTACAAAAAAGGACTACTACCAAAAGAAGTATTAACCCAAGGTCATCGTCATGCTATTGATTTATATCAATCTGGTGAAACTGCATTTTTAGCGTCGGGGCCGGAATTCCTCAAAACAATAGCTAATAATGCGCCAAAAATTGCTCAAGCATCAGCCATAGCACCACAAATCACTGGCGATACTGGTAAGAAAAATGTGGCGGTGATGAATGTAATTATTCCTCGCGCTACTAAACATCCTGATGCAGCTACTAAGTTTGCCTTATTTGTCACGAATGACACAAATCAATTAGCTTTTGCTAAAGCTGCGAATGTTTTACCTTCGACTACCAAAGCATTATCTGATAGTTACTTTAAAGATATGCCAGCTAATGCCTCTACAGTTGAAAAAGCCAGGGTCATTAGTGCTACACAATTACAACAAGCTGAGGTATTAACTCCAAAATTAAAAGATTTCAAGAAATTACAAAAAGCAGTTTATGACAATTTACAAGCAGCTATGTTAGGGCAGAAAACTGTAGATAAAGCTGTTGAAGATGCAGCGCAACAGTGGAATAACCGTTAA
- the pilM gene encoding type IV pilus assembly protein PilM, producing MVKSFNSLFGKSNKGVGIELASERVNIVQLRKMRQGLKLESLTSIPVPEGVVTDGQITDPPTMAQIIQQGLAESKIKASRVATGVPGRDSIVRLIPVPAELDDKELRDMVLNHEAGLYLPYPREEADVDYQKLGYFVDEDGIEKVQVLLVATRKEVTDTYLSTFEQAGLQIDVLEINSFALIRTIREQLRQFGPQEAAVLVDIEFDSTEIAIIVNGVPQFSRTVPIGTYQMQEALARAMSLPTSRDMELLQEMTIPATPMDGGQTGVTGINPGMAAMMRVLGELTDELRRSIDFYLNQSENLEIAQLILAGPGGGLQQLDEFFTQRLSLPTTQIDPVGALSLQVDEQKYPTLQRSALAIVLGLGMREV from the coding sequence GTGGTGAAAAGCTTCAATAGTCTGTTTGGCAAATCTAATAAAGGGGTTGGCATCGAACTTGCTTCAGAACGGGTAAATATCGTTCAGTTACGCAAGATGCGCCAAGGCTTAAAACTAGAATCTTTGACATCTATACCAGTTCCCGAAGGTGTGGTGACAGATGGTCAAATTACTGACCCCCCAACAATGGCGCAAATCATTCAGCAAGGCTTGGCTGAAAGCAAAATCAAGGCTTCTCGTGTTGCTACCGGTGTACCTGGACGAGATTCTATCGTACGTCTTATCCCAGTGCCAGCTGAGTTAGATGACAAAGAATTACGGGACATGGTGTTAAATCATGAAGCTGGTTTGTATTTACCATATCCCCGTGAGGAGGCTGATGTAGATTATCAAAAACTTGGGTATTTTGTAGATGAGGATGGCATTGAAAAAGTACAAGTATTGTTAGTTGCTACTCGCAAGGAAGTGACAGATACATATCTGAGTACGTTTGAGCAGGCAGGATTGCAAATCGATGTTTTAGAGATTAACAGTTTTGCGCTGATTCGGACAATCCGTGAACAACTGCGGCAATTTGGCCCACAGGAAGCGGCTGTACTTGTTGACATTGAGTTTGATAGTACAGAAATAGCCATCATCGTGAATGGAGTCCCACAATTTTCACGGACAGTGCCAATTGGCACTTATCAAATGCAAGAAGCCTTAGCAAGGGCTATGAGTTTACCCACATCACGAGATATGGAACTTTTACAGGAAATGACTATTCCTGCGACCCCTATGGATGGTGGGCAAACTGGGGTTACAGGAATTAACCCTGGTATGGCGGCGATGATGAGAGTTTTGGGGGAACTCACAGATGAACTGCGCCGTTCTATCGATTTTTACTTGAATCAGAGTGAAAACTTAGAAATAGCGCAGCTTATTTTGGCTGGGCCAGGTGGCGGTCTGCAACAGCTAGATGAGTTTTTTACACAACGCTTGAGTTTGCCAACGACCCAAATAGACCCGGTTGGGGCGTTATCTTTGCAAGTTGATGAACAAAAATATCCAACTTTACAACGCTCTGCTTTAGCGATTGTACTTGGCCTCGGAATGCGGGAGGTATGA
- a CDS encoding photosystem II protein Y, whose protein sequence is MDIDFRVAIVLAPIAVAAGWAVFNIGAAALRQVQSFLNREA, encoded by the coding sequence ATGGATATCGATTTTCGTGTAGCGATCGTTTTAGCGCCTATCGCTGTTGCAGCTGGCTGGGCTGTGTTTAACATCGGTGCAGCAGCTTTGAGACAAGTTCAAAGCTTTTTAAACAGAGAAGCCTAA
- a CDS encoding folylpolyglutamate synthase/dihydrofolate synthase family protein, translating to MNIDSLLQPLQHFGVNLGLSRIVKLLANLGNPHDRISVIHVAGTNGKGSVCAYLSSVLTEAGYRTGRYISPHLIDWTERICINEQPISSEELSQLLQTVQAAVSSDDEYPTQFEIITAAAWLYFAQQQVDIAVIEVGLGGRLDATNVCSEPLVTVITSISREHWQQLGPTVGDIAREKAGIIKPGCPVVMGSLPADAEKVVRSRADELQCPIFTPQPALQISPGWAEYQTLQYPLPLQGQIQLTNSALALTTLEILQQKGWEISQSAIINGMAKTKWPGRMQWLTWHNYQLLIDGAHNPAAAKVLRNYVDSLNTQNVTWIMGMLSTKEHSEIFQALLRTGDKLYLLPVPDNSSANPVELANLANNIFPELSLCQTYSDLSSALESAFTDTDNLVVLCGSLYLIGHFLATLNHA from the coding sequence GTGAATATTGATTCTTTACTTCAACCCTTGCAACATTTTGGTGTAAATCTGGGACTTTCACGTATTGTCAAACTGTTGGCAAACCTGGGCAACCCCCACGATCGCATCTCTGTGATTCACGTTGCTGGTACAAACGGTAAAGGTTCTGTCTGTGCATATCTCTCTTCAGTACTTACAGAAGCTGGTTATCGGACAGGGCGTTACATTTCTCCCCATCTCATTGATTGGACAGAACGGATTTGTATCAATGAACAGCCAATTTCTTCAGAGGAATTGAGTCAACTTTTGCAAACAGTCCAGGCGGCTGTTTCCTCTGATGATGAATATCCCACTCAGTTTGAAATTATTACCGCAGCTGCTTGGTTGTATTTTGCCCAGCAACAAGTTGACATTGCAGTAATAGAAGTTGGGTTAGGCGGCCGTTTAGATGCGACTAATGTCTGTTCTGAACCCTTGGTGACAGTTATTACTTCCATTAGCCGCGAACATTGGCAACAATTAGGGCCAACGGTAGGCGATATTGCTAGAGAAAAAGCCGGAATTATCAAGCCTGGGTGTCCTGTTGTCATGGGTTCATTGCCAGCTGATGCAGAAAAAGTTGTGCGATCGCGTGCCGACGAATTACAATGCCCAATATTTACACCCCAACCTGCGCTGCAAATCTCTCCCGGATGGGCAGAATATCAGACACTTCAATATCCTTTACCATTACAAGGGCAAATTCAATTAACTAATTCAGCTTTAGCCTTAACAACATTAGAAATTCTCCAACAAAAAGGATGGGAAATTTCTCAATCAGCCATAATCAACGGTATGGCAAAAACCAAATGGCCAGGACGAATGCAATGGCTGACTTGGCACAATTATCAATTATTAATTGATGGCGCACATAACCCCGCAGCAGCTAAAGTTTTACGCAATTATGTAGATAGTTTAAATACTCAAAATGTAACTTGGATCATGGGAATGCTCTCGACAAAAGAGCATAGCGAAATTTTTCAAGCTTTACTCCGAACAGGCGATAAATTATATTTACTCCCAGTACCAGATAATAGTTCAGCCAATCCCGTAGAATTAGCAAATCTAGCTAATAATATTTTTCCAGAACTAAGTTTGTGTCAAACATACAGTGATTTATCCTCAGCATTAGAATCAGCATTTACTGACACAGATAATTTAGTAGTTTTGTGTGGTTCCCTTTATTTAATTGGTCATTTTTTAGCAACATTAAATCACGCATAA
- a CDS encoding VOC family protein, producing MHHASIRTANIHRAIAFYELLGFTVCERFTTGYTLACWMEGLSSRIELIQIPEPKPAPDAFDDEHYVGYYHLSFDLTDVTPDLPSWLIDLKTRFALAAQNQPEQLSPLKVLLEPTQQQIGDRIWEVTFIADSDNLPLEFIRLLAQLG from the coding sequence ATGCACCACGCCTCTATCCGCACTGCGAATATTCATCGAGCGATCGCATTTTATGAGTTGTTGGGGTTTACAGTATGTGAACGCTTCACTACAGGCTATACCCTGGCTTGTTGGATGGAAGGATTAAGCAGTCGAATTGAACTGATTCAAATTCCCGAACCAAAACCAGCACCGGATGCTTTTGATGATGAGCATTATGTAGGGTATTATCATTTGTCATTTGATTTAACGGATGTTACCCCAGATTTACCTAGCTGGCTGATAGATTTAAAAACACGCTTCGCATTAGCAGCACAAAATCAGCCAGAACAATTATCACCCCTCAAAGTCCTGTTAGAACCAACACAACAGCAAATAGGCGATCGCATCTGGGAAGTGACCTTTATTGCAGACAGTGATAATTTACCTTTAGAATTTATTCGGCTTTTAGCTCAACTTGGTTAA